Proteins from a single region of Hordeum vulgare subsp. vulgare chromosome 6H, MorexV3_pseudomolecules_assembly, whole genome shotgun sequence:
- the LOC123403509 gene encoding putative glycerol-3-phosphate transporter 4: MAEPPPPPPSTPMPKSSPRARPRHHHAPPGLCALPAFSYNAHRGLVLGLTFLAYALYHASRKPPSIVKRALSKSWPPFYDPALLGETDVAFLAFYSLGMFGAGHLGDRLDLRLFLAAGMVGSGAAVAFFGAGYFLSLHSIVFYLFAQAIAGLLQSTGWPSVVAIVGNWFGGRRRGLIMGIWNAHTSVGNISGSIIAAAVLRYGWGWSFVVPGGLMALGGVLVFFFLAPYPEDVGFASLPPNPKHAGGASTDEEDSSTSTGGEEDRRDAVGIWKAFSIPGVLTFAVCLFFAKLVAYTFLYWLPFYLTQTAIGGEYMSVTDAGYLSVLFDVGGIIGGILAGFMSDQLDARATTAAMFMYLAIPTLYAFHAYGSTSKVTNIALMMISGLFVNGPYALITTAVSADLGTHKSLKGDSRALATVTAIIDGTGSLGAALGPFVTGFISKTGWDSVFIMLILCALIAGACLSGLVKSEILQIIQNWRNRSSNTPYGTADTGAQPLLGESS; this comes from the exons AtggcggagccaccgccacctccaccCTCGACGCCCATGCCGAAGTCATCGCCGCGGGCGCGGCCGCGCCACCACCACGCGCCGCCGGGCCTCTGCGCCCTACCCGCCTTCTCTTACAACGCCCACCGTGGCCTCGTCCTCGGGCTCACCTTCCTCGCCTACGCCCTCTACCACGCCTCCCGCAAGCCACCCAGCATTGTGAAGCGCGCGCTCTCCAAGTCCTGGCCGCCCTTCTACGACCCCGCCCTCCTCGGCGAGACCGACGTCGCGTTCCTCGCCTTCTACTCCCTCGGCATGTTCGGCGCCGGCCACCTCGGGgatcgcctcgatctccgcctctTCCTCGCCGCCGGAATGGTCGGGAGCGGCGCCGCCGTCGCCTTCTTCGGCGCCGGGTACTTCCTCTCCCTGCACTCCATCGTGTTCTACCTCTTCGCCCAGGCGATCGCGGGTCTGCTCCAGTCCACCGGCTGGCCCtcggtcgtcgccatcgtcggcaATTGGTTCGGCGGCCGGAGGCGCGGCCTCATAATGGGCATATGGAACGCCCACACCTCCGTCGGGAACATCAGCGGCTCAATCATCGCCGCCGCCGTGCTGCGGTACGGGTGGGGCTGGTCGTTTGTGGTCCCCGGTGGGCTCATGGCACTCGGTGGCGTTCTTGTGTTCTTCTTCCTAGCGCCTTACCCGGAGGACGTTGGCTTCGCTTCGTTGCCCCCCAACCCCAAGCACGCCGGTGGAGCGAGCACCGACGAGGAGGACAGCAGCACCAGCACGGGTGGGGAAGAGGACAGGAGGGACGCCGTAGGGATTTGGAAGGCATTTTCTATCCCGGGTGTGCTCACCTTCGCGGTCTGCCTCTTCTTTGCCAAGCTGGTCGCCTACACCTTCTTGTACTGGCTCCCGTTCTACTTGACCCAAACTG CCATTGGAGGAGAGTACATGTCGGTCACGGATGCTGGTTATCTATCAGTTTTGTTCGATGTAGGAGGAATCATTGGTGGAATTCTCGCTGGGTTCATGTCTGATCAGCTCGATGCTAGGGCCACTACTGCAGCAATGTTTATGTATCTGGCGATTCCAACACTTTACGCCTTTCACGCGTATGGCAGTACTTCGAAAGTGACAAACATTGCCCTGATGATGATCAGTGGCTTGTTTGTTAATGGACCTTATGCTCTGATAACAACTGCAGTTTCTGCTGATTTGGGCACTCACAAATCTCTCAAAGGAGATTCCCGTGCGTTGGCCACTGTCACAGCAATCATAGACGGGACAGGATCGCTTGGTGCTGCCTTAGGGCCATTTGTGACAGGCTTCATTTCAAAAACTGGATGGGATTCAGTGTTCATAATGCTTATACTTTGTGCATTGATTGCTGGAGCGTGTTTATCAGGTCTTGTGAAATCAGAGATTCTGCAGATTATTCAAAACTGGAGGAATAGATCAAGTAACACGCCGTATGGAACTGCAG ATACTGGCGCTCAACCACTTTTAGGGGAGAGTAGTTGA